One window of the Chryseobacterium sp. CY350 genome contains the following:
- a CDS encoding acyltransferase family protein, whose translation MIKPLTSLRFFFAFFVFLSHLSFLKDSKFCNIFDNIFSEGFLGVSFFFILSGFILALNYKDKIINKKISLRNFYIARVARIYPLHLFTLLLSIPFFYKSLSVLLLNFFLMQSYFPKQNIFFSYNAPSWSISSEFFFYALFPLLIFIFAKINYLTKIFTFFVFTSAIILLNILLPENKVHYWVYISPFTRIFDFILGIFLFELFILFKNKKLTHNYNGSNIFEVISLFTLLLFFLLKDYFPVNFIYSIYYWIPMCLIIFSFALSFLNIKEKNTIFNLLSHRGFVYLGEISFAFYLLHYIVIDFIIKINELVITPFAQEFLPLLIFPITLILSVLAFEKIEKPFNKKIKNLLA comes from the coding sequence ATGATTAAGCCTTTAACGTCTCTTCGTTTTTTCTTTGCATTTTTTGTTTTTTTAAGTCATTTATCTTTTCTTAAAGATTCCAAATTTTGCAATATTTTTGACAACATCTTCTCAGAAGGATTTTTAGGAGTTAGCTTCTTTTTTATCCTGAGTGGCTTTATTTTGGCTTTAAATTATAAAGATAAAATAATAAATAAGAAAATTTCATTAAGGAATTTCTACATTGCGAGAGTTGCGAGGATCTATCCTTTGCATTTGTTTACTTTACTGTTATCAATTCCTTTTTTTTATAAGAGTTTAAGTGTTTTACTCTTAAATTTTTTTCTTATGCAAAGCTACTTTCCGAAACAAAATATATTTTTTTCATATAATGCGCCATCATGGAGCATTTCCAGCGAATTTTTTTTCTATGCACTGTTTCCTTTGCTAATTTTTATCTTTGCAAAAATAAATTATTTAACAAAGATTTTTACTTTCTTTGTTTTTACATCTGCAATTATTCTTCTAAATATTTTACTTCCAGAAAATAAGGTGCACTACTGGGTTTATATCTCTCCATTTACTAGAATATTCGATTTTATCCTTGGCATTTTCTTGTTTGAGTTATTTATCTTATTTAAAAACAAAAAATTAACACATAATTACAATGGTAGTAATATCTTTGAAGTTATCTCATTATTTACACTTTTGTTATTCTTTCTTTTGAAAGATTATTTTCCTGTCAATTTCATATATTCAATATATTATTGGATTCCTATGTGTCTTATTATTTTTAGTTTTGCACTATCGTTTCTCAATATTAAAGAAAAAAATACCATTTTTAATTTACTTTCTCACAGAGGGTTTGTGTATTTAGGAGAAATAAGTTTTGCATTTTATTTATTGCATTACATCGTTATCGATTTTATAATTAAAATAAACGAACTTGTAATAACTCCCTTTGCACAAGAGTTTTTACCCTTATTAATATTTCCTATCACATTAATATTAAGCGTATTAGCGTTTGAAAAAATTGAAAAACCATTCAACAAAAAAATAAAAAATCTCTTGGCATGA
- a CDS encoding DegT/DnrJ/EryC1/StrS family aminotransferase: MIKFLDLQKVNLQYQAEIETRLLETFRSGWYLLGNEVKNFEANLAAYVNSPNAIGVANGLDALRLIFKAYLELGQLKFGDEIIVPANTYIASVLAITDNRLKPVFAEPNIDNYNLDISKIEALITPKTKAIMVVHLYGQISWSKELEELAKKYNLKIIEDNAQSIGAEWQGTKSGNLGDAAGFSFYPGKNLGALGDAGAVTCKDDLLAKTIRALANYGSDEKYINKYQGLNSRLDEIQAVVLDVKLKYIDLDNDKRIKIAEQYIAGINNDKIILPVLPSQPKEHVYHLFVIRTSKREKLQKYLTENGVQTLIHYPIPPHKQKAYKYYNNLSFPITEKIHDEVLSLPISPVMEAEEIQKVIEVLNKF, translated from the coding sequence ATGATTAAATTCCTCGACCTTCAAAAAGTAAACCTTCAATATCAAGCTGAAATAGAAACGCGGCTGTTAGAAACCTTCCGAAGTGGATGGTATCTTTTAGGAAATGAAGTGAAAAATTTTGAAGCAAATCTCGCTGCTTATGTGAATTCTCCAAACGCAATTGGAGTTGCAAATGGTTTAGATGCGCTTCGACTTATTTTCAAAGCATATTTGGAACTCGGACAATTAAAATTCGGAGACGAAATTATAGTTCCTGCAAACACTTATATTGCATCTGTTCTGGCAATAACTGACAACCGCCTAAAGCCTGTTTTTGCAGAACCAAATATTGATAATTATAATTTGGATATATCAAAAATTGAAGCTTTAATTACTCCCAAAACTAAAGCCATTATGGTCGTTCATCTTTATGGACAAATCTCATGGTCAAAAGAGCTGGAAGAGTTGGCGAAAAAATATAATTTAAAAATAATTGAAGATAATGCGCAGTCGATTGGCGCAGAATGGCAAGGAACAAAATCCGGAAATCTTGGTGATGCTGCAGGATTTAGCTTTTATCCGGGAAAAAACCTGGGTGCTTTGGGCGATGCTGGTGCAGTAACCTGTAAAGATGATTTATTGGCAAAAACGATCCGAGCTTTAGCCAATTACGGTTCTGATGAGAAATACATTAATAAATATCAAGGTTTAAATAGTAGATTAGACGAAATTCAGGCAGTGGTTTTAGATGTAAAACTCAAGTATATAGATTTAGATAATGATAAAAGAATAAAAATTGCTGAACAGTATATTGCCGGAATTAATAACGATAAAATTATCTTGCCTGTCTTACCTTCTCAACCTAAGGAGCACGTTTATCATCTTTTTGTAATCAGAACTTCAAAAAGAGAGAAATTGCAAAAATATTTGACAGAAAATGGCGTTCAGACATTAATTCATTATCCAATTCCACCTCACAAACAGAAGGCATATAAGTATTACAATAATTTATCATTCCCTATCACAGAGAAAATTCACGATGAGGTGTTAAGCCTGCCGATTAGTCCGGTAATGGAAGCAGAGGAAATACAGAAAGTAATTGAGGTTTTAAACAAATTTTAA
- a CDS encoding glycosyltransferase family 2 protein: MNQPLVSIVVISYNQAKYIKENLDSLKTQTYLQWELIVADDASPDDSVEEFRNWLKENDVNAKELFHTKNTGLATVLNEALELCEGKYVKFIAADDYMHPECLEQSVKSLEEKSDEFGMVFSDTFCVDENSNLLPDFADYNSLGDIPAEDFRKEIIKGNRIAALTVMMRTDVVKETGKYDAQFIIEDYYRWLKINEKYLIAYIPQKLTYYRWHEHNISKTKTEKIDYEAHTLQIMFDHDGIAKDKINRFIKKKYIAKRAIPPQLFNAYSNYTYRIKRLKFCIQFGIPPVVYRIVSKFI, encoded by the coding sequence ATGAATCAGCCATTGGTAAGCATCGTAGTAATATCCTACAATCAGGCGAAATACATTAAGGAAAATCTTGATAGTTTGAAAACTCAAACTTATCTTCAGTGGGAGTTGATTGTTGCTGATGATGCTTCACCAGATGATTCTGTTGAGGAATTTAGAAATTGGTTGAAAGAGAACGATGTAAATGCAAAAGAACTATTTCATACCAAAAATACGGGTTTAGCAACGGTTCTGAACGAAGCCTTAGAGTTGTGCGAAGGAAAATACGTGAAATTTATCGCAGCTGATGATTATATGCATCCAGAATGCTTAGAACAATCAGTAAAATCTTTGGAAGAAAAAAGTGATGAATTCGGTATGGTTTTCTCTGACACTTTTTGCGTCGATGAAAACAGTAATCTGCTTCCTGATTTTGCAGATTATAACAGTTTAGGAGATATTCCTGCAGAAGATTTCCGCAAAGAAATAATTAAAGGAAATCGTATTGCAGCACTAACCGTCATGATGCGAACAGATGTGGTAAAGGAGACAGGAAAATATGATGCACAGTTTATTATTGAAGATTATTATCGTTGGCTAAAAATAAACGAGAAATATTTAATTGCTTACATCCCACAGAAACTGACATATTATAGATGGCACGAACACAATATTTCGAAAACCAAGACAGAGAAAATTGATTACGAAGCTCACACCCTTCAAATAATGTTTGATCATGATGGTATTGCAAAAGATAAAATAAATAGATTTATTAAAAAAAAATATATTGCTAAAAGAGCAATTCCTCCTCAATTATTTAATGCTTACAGTAATTACACTTACCGTATCAAAAGATTGAAATTTTGTATTCAATTTGGAATTCCACCGGTTGTTTACAGAATTGTGTCTAAATTTATCTAA
- a CDS encoding glycosyltransferase, with protein MEKLFINNLILVTQMNNVSIIILTYNQQNFIEVALQGIFKQKINFPVELIICDDCSPDGTDKVIKSNILKAPVNIKVKYFRHTKNLGSTPNFYFALKQVTGKYLAFCEGDDYWFDDNKLQLQYDFMESHPHYSMCFHNVINISTDPAINNTPFSRIEDRDYSALEIYNNWLVHTTSVFMKTEVLQNNAVQKTLISPDLLYFDTILYMASSLNGRIRGMTESMTAYRRHEVGLSHGINYVRDLRHNQLDQIIGNYYGNKIKESADWQIFSRSRIAFQKLLNERKFKLAFQHLRWILRKKKNLKIYLKKKYL; from the coding sequence ATGGAAAAATTATTCATCAACAATCTAATATTAGTTACACAAATGAATAACGTTTCCATCATTATTCTTACCTACAATCAACAAAATTTTATAGAAGTTGCATTGCAGGGAATTTTTAAACAGAAAATCAATTTTCCTGTAGAATTAATTATTTGCGATGACTGTTCGCCCGACGGAACTGATAAGGTTATTAAATCAAATATACTCAAGGCTCCTGTTAACATTAAGGTAAAATATTTCAGACATACGAAAAACCTGGGTTCTACTCCAAACTTTTATTTTGCCCTGAAACAGGTTACGGGGAAATATCTTGCTTTTTGCGAAGGCGATGACTATTGGTTCGATGATAATAAACTGCAGCTACAATATGATTTTATGGAATCACATCCACATTATTCAATGTGTTTTCATAATGTCATTAATATTTCGACAGATCCTGCAATCAACAACACACCTTTTTCAAGAATAGAAGACCGTGATTATTCTGCACTTGAAATTTATAACAATTGGCTGGTTCATACGACATCAGTATTTATGAAAACTGAAGTATTGCAAAATAATGCCGTACAAAAAACATTAATAAGTCCTGACCTATTGTATTTTGACACTATTTTGTACATGGCAAGTTCGCTGAATGGTAGAATCAGAGGAATGACAGAAAGCATGACTGCTTATCGCAGACACGAAGTTGGTCTTTCCCACGGGATCAATTACGTACGTGATCTTCGACACAATCAGCTAGATCAAATAATTGGTAATTACTATGGTAATAAAATTAAAGAATCCGCCGATTGGCAGATATTTTCCAGGAGCCGAATTGCTTTTCAAAAACTGCTAAACGAAAGAAAATTCAAGTTAGCTTTTCAACATTTAAGATGGATATTAAGAAAGAAAAAAAATCTTAAAATATATTTGAAAAAGAAATATTTATGA
- a CDS encoding glycosyltransferase family 2 protein, producing the protein MQKTLISIIVPCYNQAQYLDACLQSVLDQTYQDWECIIVNDGSPDNTGEVAKVWLNKDIRFKYLYKENGGLSSARNTGIEVAEGEWILPLDADDKIGNLYLELAKREFTKDYSVIYCQGEYFGDKSGKWELPDFSKKELANGNPIFCSAFFRRSDWKKVGGYDINMIFGIEDWEFWISLLKTDNKVYKIPVVCFYYRIKNQSMITGLNMENKIKMLKYIEAKHIEFFHEHLGSLHLLNKEKNRYKVLLEKSNRKLDSKRYKLIDKIFSIFNK; encoded by the coding sequence ATGCAAAAAACACTTATATCCATAATAGTCCCCTGCTATAATCAAGCACAATATCTGGATGCATGCCTACAGTCTGTGTTGGATCAAACTTATCAAGATTGGGAATGCATTATCGTAAATGACGGCTCACCCGATAACACAGGGGAAGTTGCGAAAGTATGGCTTAATAAAGACATAAGATTTAAATATTTATATAAAGAAAATGGTGGCTTATCATCAGCAAGAAATACTGGGATAGAAGTCGCAGAAGGAGAATGGATTTTACCTTTGGATGCGGATGATAAAATAGGTAATCTATATTTAGAGTTAGCTAAAAGAGAATTTACTAAAGACTATAGCGTTATTTACTGTCAAGGAGAATATTTTGGAGATAAAAGCGGAAAATGGGAGCTTCCTGATTTTAGCAAAAAAGAGTTGGCTAATGGAAATCCTATTTTTTGCAGTGCATTCTTTAGGAGAAGTGACTGGAAAAAAGTCGGAGGGTATGATATCAATATGATATTCGGTATCGAGGATTGGGAATTTTGGATTTCATTGTTAAAAACTGATAATAAAGTGTACAAAATTCCTGTAGTTTGTTTTTATTACAGAATAAAAAATCAATCAATGATTACTGGATTAAATATGGAAAATAAAATAAAAATGCTAAAATATATTGAAGCAAAACATATTGAATTTTTTCATGAACATCTAGGAAGTTTACATCTTTTGAATAAAGAAAAAAACAGGTATAAAGTACTACTTGAAAAATCAAACAGAAAACTAGATAGTAAAAGATATAAGCTAATAGATAAAATTTTTTCAATATTCAATAAATGA
- a CDS encoding glycosyltransferase family 2 protein, whose product MNQLAIVIPYYKIDFFEETLQSIAAQSNSNFVLYIGNDASPNSPLPIIQKHFKDNDYRYFDYNENLGGKNLTMQWERILENVSEDWFLILGDDDMIAENFVEEFYKSLQKVNSLDISVIRYSQFWVDEFNKPISTSTNFPPINSTKDIWRSKYFDYIPSSLSEHIFRKDSYNIYGFYKLPLAWYSDDVAILQFSRDKGIFFISKSFARIRISNSNISGKKDNEAQKKEAKYLYEEFILNHYYHYFSNKELLKAIDLHIYETWKTKNKLKINLFKIYFKSRNWFRLLKAPKTYFNLNIKR is encoded by the coding sequence ATGAATCAACTTGCCATTGTCATTCCTTATTACAAAATAGATTTTTTTGAAGAGACCTTACAATCTATTGCAGCCCAAAGCAATAGTAATTTTGTTCTTTATATAGGAAATGATGCAAGTCCTAATTCTCCTCTTCCTATTATTCAAAAACATTTTAAAGATAACGATTATAGATATTTTGACTATAATGAGAACCTTGGTGGCAAAAATCTTACAATGCAGTGGGAACGTATTTTAGAAAATGTAAGTGAAGATTGGTTTTTGATTTTAGGGGACGACGATATGATCGCAGAAAATTTTGTTGAAGAATTTTACAAAAGCCTACAAAAAGTAAATAGCCTCGACATTTCTGTAATTCGCTATTCTCAGTTTTGGGTTGACGAATTTAATAAACCAATTTCTACGTCTACTAATTTCCCTCCGATCAACAGTACAAAAGATATCTGGAGGAGCAAATATTTTGATTACATTCCCAGTAGTTTATCAGAACATATTTTTAGAAAAGACAGTTATAACATTTATGGTTTCTATAAATTACCATTGGCTTGGTATAGTGATGATGTAGCAATTTTACAATTTAGCAGAGATAAAGGAATCTTCTTCATCAGCAAATCTTTTGCAAGAATTAGAATATCAAATTCAAATATCTCTGGTAAAAAAGATAACGAGGCTCAGAAGAAAGAAGCAAAATATCTTTATGAAGAATTTATTTTAAATCATTATTATCATTATTTTTCAAATAAGGAACTGCTGAAAGCTATTGATTTACACATATATGAAACCTGGAAAACTAAAAATAAACTAAAAATAAACTTATTTAAAATTTACTTTAAATCCAGAAATTGGTTTCGTTTGTTAAAAGCACCTAAAACATATTTTAATCTAAATATTAAAAGATGA
- a CDS encoding glycosyltransferase family protein, producing MKKLLHYLYYFYLTRTRKEIRQQRKNPLFIPILIINYNQLYFLQKQVDFYKRRGFVNIIIVDNCSTYPELLEYYKEIEDSVSIEYMDKNYGHMVFFNNKKLYEKYANGYYIISDADIVPNENLPQDFLHKMIHLIDKYFLTITKVGFALRISDIPDHYILKDKVTAWEKIFWKEEVEKNIYRAEVDTTFALYKPNYPEKFHINSFYRALRIAGDFTAQHGGWYIDSKNLTPEQLFYHNSSSASASWKHNDDGKIIHQQSNISYTNE from the coding sequence ATGAAAAAACTCCTACATTATCTTTACTATTTTTATCTGACGAGAACAAGAAAAGAAATCAGGCAACAAAGGAAAAATCCCTTATTTATACCTATCCTGATTATTAATTATAATCAGCTTTATTTCTTACAAAAACAAGTTGATTTCTATAAAAGACGCGGCTTCGTTAATATCATCATTGTAGATAATTGTTCAACATATCCCGAATTGTTAGAGTATTACAAAGAAATAGAAGATTCAGTTTCTATTGAGTACATGGACAAAAATTATGGACACATGGTTTTCTTCAATAACAAAAAATTGTATGAGAAATACGCAAATGGATATTATATTATATCAGACGCCGACATTGTACCAAACGAAAACTTACCTCAAGACTTTTTGCACAAAATGATTCATCTCATCGACAAATACTTTCTGACCATAACTAAAGTAGGTTTTGCTCTAAGGATAAGCGACATCCCGGATCATTATATCTTAAAAGACAAAGTGACGGCATGGGAAAAAATTTTCTGGAAAGAAGAAGTTGAGAAAAATATATATCGTGCAGAAGTAGATACGACATTTGCACTTTACAAGCCAAATTATCCCGAAAAATTTCATATTAATAGTTTTTATCGCGCTCTCCGTATAGCCGGTGATTTTACGGCTCAACATGGAGGTTGGTATATTGACAGTAAAAATCTTACGCCTGAACAGCTTTTTTACCATAATTCATCATCCGCTTCTGCTTCTTGGAAACATAATGATGATGGAAAAATTATTCATCAACAATCTAATATTAGTTACACAAATGAATAA
- a CDS encoding alpha-1,2-fucosyltransferase, with protein MREKGQEVYILHTETMDYWLNFFPLLKEFIVHSEDFKIYDNHDYFSSYYQNFGQDFTLEELNSFIEKYIVREDIFHSSHSEKKTVINIRRGDFYSGKKISPSQFDQVGYVKKVLDKNPSFSAVPILIISDDISWCQQELSFINNSTEIQFLSNNQPIDDFIAISGANNLIVTNSTFSYWGGYISKFLKKESRVIAPNFGATFYEDSIAIQLHPDWEIEKIV; from the coding sequence ATGAGAGAAAAAGGCCAGGAAGTTTATATTCTTCATACTGAAACGATGGATTATTGGCTAAACTTTTTCCCTCTCCTCAAAGAATTTATTGTTCATTCTGAAGATTTTAAAATTTATGATAATCATGACTATTTTTCGTCCTATTATCAAAATTTCGGGCAAGATTTCACGCTTGAGGAGCTCAATAGTTTTATTGAAAAATATATAGTGAGAGAAGATATTTTCCACAGTTCACATTCAGAGAAAAAAACGGTCATTAACATCAGAAGAGGTGACTTTTACTCTGGCAAAAAAATTTCTCCTTCACAATTTGATCAGGTAGGATATGTTAAAAAAGTGCTTGATAAAAACCCTTCATTTTCTGCAGTACCTATTTTAATTATAAGTGATGATATTTCATGGTGTCAACAGGAGCTTTCATTTATAAATAATTCTACTGAGATACAGTTTCTGTCAAACAATCAACCAATCGATGACTTCATTGCTATCAGCGGCGCCAACAACTTAATTGTTACCAACTCTACTTTCTCATATTGGGGCGGTTATATTTCAAAATTTTTAAAAAAAGAAAGTAGAGTGATTGCACCTAATTTTGGTGCTACTTTTTATGAAGATAGTATTGCCATACAACTTCACCCGGATTGGGAAATAGAAAAAATTGTTTGA